The DNA window TGCTCACCGGCTCGGTGAGCCTTTCGGTGACGAAGGCGAGGAAGCGCTCGAGATCGACCGCCTGGATCGTCACGCCGGCCGCCATGGTGTGGCCGCCGCCCTTGATCGCGAGCCCCGCATCCACGGCCGCACGCACCGCATGTCCGAGGTCGACGCCCGGCACGGAACGGCCCGACCCGGTCGCCGTGCCGTCCGGGTTGAGGGTGAAGGCGAAGGCGGGGCGGCGAAACCGCTCCTTGGTCCGGGCGGAGATCAGGCCGACCACGCCCGGGTGCCATTCGGCCGAGGCGGTGACGAGCACCGGCAGGTCCGGCATGCGCTCGAGCGCCATCAGGGCCTGGGCCTCGGCTTCGGCGACCGCCACGACCTCGATGGCCTGGCGCTCCCGATTCAGCCGGTCGAGCTCGGAGGCGAGCCGTCCGGCCTGCATGGGATCCTCCGTCAGCAGAAGCCGCGAGCCCAGGGCCGCGTCGCCGATGCGTCCGCCGGCATTGATCCGCGGCCCGACCAGATAGCCGAGATGCCAGCTCTCGGGCGTCCCCGCGAGACCGGCCGTATCGAGAAGCGCCGCAAGACCGACCCGGCGGCGGCTCCTCATGATGGCGAGCCCCTGGCGCACGAAGGCCCGGTTGAGGCCGATGAGCGGCACCACGTCGGCCACGGTTGCCAGCGCCACGAGATCGAGGCTCCCCATCAGGTCGGGCTCCGGACGCCCCTGGAAGAACCCGCGCAGACGCAGAATCCGGTTGAGGGCGACGAGCGACAGGAACACGACGCCGGCCGCGCAGAGATGGCCGAGGCCGGAGAGATCGTCCTGCCGGTTCGGGTTCACGATGGCGAGCGCGTCCGGCAGCTGCTCGGGTGCCTGGTGGTGGTCGAGAACGATGGGATCGAGGCCGAGGCGGCGGGCCTCCGCCAGAGGCTCGATGCTGGCCGTGCCGCAATCGACCGTGACGAGGATGTCGGCGCCCTGCTGCTTCAGCGCCCGGATGGCGTCGACATTGGGCCCATAGCCTTCGGTGATCCGGTCGGGAATGTGGATCGCGTAATCCAGGCCGCAGGCGCGCAGATACTCGGCGAGGAGCGCCGCGCTGCAAGCGCCGTCCACATCGTAGTCGCCGAAGATCGCCACCTTCTCGTTGCGCAGAACCGCATCGGCCAACCGGGAGGCCGCAGCCTCCATGTCGGTCAGCCTGTGGGGGTCGGGCATCAGATCCCGCAGGCGAGGGTTCAGGAAGCCGTCGGTATCATGCAGCCCGACGCCACGCCCGGCCAGAACCCGCGACAGCACATCCGGCAGGCCATGGGTCTGGGCGATGGCGAGCGCGATCGTTCCCTGGGCGGCGTCGCAACGCTCCACCCAGGTGCGCCCGAGGGCCGAATTGGTGACGCCGAGGAAGGCTTTCGGCAGGACAAGTGGGGATGATTCGGTCACAGCGGGAGTCTTATCCGCGAATTGTGGTCAAAGCATCCTGCGATACTGAATGAAGCCGGTGCGGGACGCGACCTTGTCGTAGAGCGCCTGGGCGGTCGTATTGGTCTCGTGCGTCAGCCAGTAGACCCGGGCCGCTCCGGCGGCCCTGGCCTGTTCGTAGACGGCCTCGATCAGGGCCCTGGCCACGCCGCGCCCCCTCGCCTCCTCGGCGGTGAACAGATCCTGCAGGTAGCAATAGTCAGCCGTCGTCCAGGTGGAGCGGTGATAGACGGTATGGACGATCCCGGCGATCCGGCCGTCGAGGATCGCCGCAAGGCCGTGCAGCGGCTCGGCGGGATCGAGGAACCGACGCCACGTCTCCTCGGTGACCTCCGGCGGCACGGATGACTTGTAGAAGGTCAGGTAGCCCTGCCACAGGGGCTCCCAGGCCTGCCGGTCGTCTGCCGTGAAGGGGTGGATCTGAAGCATGAGATTGTCCATCTTGTCGTTCGAAGCGCGGCGCTCTTCAGGTCGGGATGGCCGGGACAAGCCCGGCCATGACGTCGTGGGTCGTCGGCCGTGACCTGGCCTGCCAGGATGAGACGAAAGAGCGTCGATATGCAAATGGCCGGGGCAAGCCCGGCCATCACCGTGGGAATGCTCCCGATGCCGCTAGTCGAGGTGGAACTTCGACAGCTCCCGGTGCTCGCCGTAGATCCGGCGCACGGTGCCGGTCGCGGAGCGGTAGACCACCGTCTCGGTGGTGATCACGTCCTTGCCGAAGTGGACGCCCTTCAGCAGCCCGCCATCGGTGACGCCGGTCGCCGCCACGATCACGTCGCCGCGGGCGAGATCCGTCACGTCGTATTTCTTGTTGGGATCGGTCACACCCATCTGCAGGGCGCGAGAGCGCTTCTCCTCGGTGTCGAGGATCAGGCGTCCCTGCATCTGGCCGCCGATGCAGCGCAGGGCGCCTGCCGCCAGCACGCCCTCGGGCGCGGCCCCGATGCCGAGATAGATGTCGATGCCGGTCTCTTCAGCCTTCGTCGTGAAGATCACGCCCGCCACGTCGCCGTCCGAGATCAGCCGGATGCCGGCCCCGGTCTTGCGGATGGCCGCGATGAGATCCGCATGACGCGGCCGGTCGAGGACGAGGGCCGTGAGCTCGTTCACCTTCACGCCCTTCGCCTTGGCGAGGCTGTGAAGGTTCTCCTCCGGCGAGGCGTCGAGGTCGACCACGCCGGCCGGATAGCCGGGTCCGACCGCGATCTTGTGCATGTAGACGTCGGGAGCCGCCAGCAGGGTTCCGGCCTCGGCCATGGCCATGACGGCGATGGAGCCCGGCATGTCCTTGGCGCAGAGCGTGGTGCCCTCGAGCGGATCGACCGCGATGTCGACCTTCGGGCCCTGCTTGTTGCCGACCTTCTCGCCGATGAAGAGCATCGGCGCCTCGTCGCGCTCGCCCTCGCCGATCACCACAGTGCCGTCGATGGGAAGCTTGTTCAGCTCACGACGCATGGCGTCCACGGCGGCCTGGTCCGCGGCCTTTTCGTTGCCGCGGCCACGCAGCCTGGCGGAGGCAACCGCCGCGCGCTCGGTGACGCGGACGAGCTCCAGGGTCAGGATGCGCTCGATGATTTGGCCCGGTTGGACGGTAATGCCTTGCGACATGGACGTGTCGTCTCCCTCTTGTGATCGTGTGGGGACCGGAAAGGCCCGGTCCTGGGTTACTCGCGCTCGATGCGGATGACTTGGGGCGGCTCGGCGATAAGACCATCCCCAGAAATTTTTTCCAGCGCCGAACGGATCGAGGCTTCGGTGGCCGCATAGGTGATGAGCACCAGCGAGACCGGGGCTCCGGACCTCCCGTGCGGATCCTTGGTGGCGGCCAGTTCCGAGCGCTTCTGCAGAATGCTCTCCAGCGAGATGTCGGCCTCGGCCATGCGGGTCGCCACCCCGGCGGCGACGCCCGGGCGGTCATGGACCGTCAGGCGAACGTAATAGCCGCCCTCGTGGCGCTGCATGGGAGCGCGCGGCGCCTTCTCCAGCCGGTCCGTCGGCGAGCCGAAGAGCGGCTGCACGGTGCCGGTGGCCACATCGGCGATGTCGGCGACGACCGCGGAGGCCGTCGCGTCGCCGCCCGCGCCGGGCCCGATGAGCGTCAGCTCCCTCACGGCATCGGCATCGATGGTGACCGCGTTCGTCACGCCCATCACCTGGGCGATGGACGAGGTGCGGGGCACCATGGTCGGATGCACGCGCTGCTCGATCCCCGTCTTGGTGCGCTCTGCGACGCCGAGAAGCTTGATGCGGAAGCCGAGTTCCTTGGCCATGGCGAGGTCGAGGGGCGTGATGGAAGAGATGCCCTCCACGTAGATCGCATCGGCGTCGATCTCGGTCCCGAACGCGAGGCTCGTCAGGATGGCGAGCTTGTGGGCCGTGTCGAAGCCCTCCACGTCGAAGGTCGGATCGGCCTCCGCATAGCCCAGGCGCTGGGCATCCTTCAGGCATTCGGCGAAGGTCAGGCCCTCCAGCTCCATGCGCGACAGGATGTAGTTGCAGGTGCCGTTGAGAATGCCGTACAGGCGGGAGATCCGGTTGGCGGGCAGCGCCTCGCGCAGGGTCTTGATGATCGGGATGCCCCCGGCCACGGAGGCCTCGAAGGCCAGGGACACGCCCTTCTCTTCAGCCAGCTTCGCCAGTTCGAGCCCATGCTTCGCAAGAAGTGCCTTGTTGGCCGTGACCACGTGCCGGCCGAGCGAAAGGGCCGCGCGCACCGTCTCCAGGGCGGCCCCGTCCGCGCCGCCGACGAGTTCGACCACGCAATCCACGTCGGCCGAGCGGGCCAGATCCGCCGGGCTGTCGAACCATGCGAAGCGGGAGAGGTCGACGCCCCGGTCCTTGGACCGGTCGCGGGCCGATACGGCCATGACCTCGACCGGCCGCCCGCCGCGCTGGGCGACAGCCTCGTTCTGGCGGTCGAGAATGCGAATGACCGATGTGCCGACGGTGCCGAGGCCGGCGATGCCGACCCGAAGGGGACGTGTCACGAACAACAGCTCCTTGAAAATCTCGGGCTGCTTTTACGACCCCTGCGGTGTCCTGTCCATGCGGACGCGCAACCCTGACAGGTTGCCTGTCCGGGACTGGTCAGCCGCGCCGGACCATCGGCACCACGTTGTGGAGCGTCTGGTCGGCGTTGTCGAAGAACCGGCGGATGTTGCGCGCGGCCTGTCGGATGCGCTGCTCGTTCTCCACAAGGGCGATGCGGACATAGTCGTCGCCGTGCTCGCCGAAGCCGATGCCCGGCGCCACCGCCACGTCGGCCTTCTCCACCAGGAGCTTCGAGAATTCGAGGCTGCCCATCGGCCGGAACTTCTCGGGAATCTGCACCCAGGCGAACATGGACGCGGTGGGCACGGGAACGTTCCAGCCGGCCTTGGCGAAGGAATCGACCATCACGTCCCGGCGGCGCTTGTAGGTGGCGCGCATCTCGCGGATGCAATCATCCGGCCCGTTGAGGGCCGCGGTGGCGGCCACCTGGACGGGCGTGAAGGCGCCGTAATCGAGATAGGACTTCACCCGGGCAAGCGCCGCCAGCAGGCGCTCGTTGCCGACCGCAAAGCCTATGCGCCAGCCGGCCATGGAGAAGGTCTTCGACATGGAGGTGAACTCCACCGCCACGTCGATGGCCCCCGGCACCTGCAGGATTGAGGGCGGCGGATTCGATTCGTCGAAATAGACCTCCGAATAGGCGAGGTCCGACAGGAGGATGAGGTCGTGCTTCTTCGCGAAGGCGACGAGGTCCCGGTAGAAATCGAGGGACGCCACATAGGCGGTCGGGTTCGACGGGTAGCAGACGACGAGCGCCACGGGCTTGGGGATCGAATGGGCGACGGCGCGCTCGGCCGCGACGAAGAACTCGGGCGTCGGCTCGGCCGGAACGGACCGGATCACGCCGCCGGCCATCAGGAACCCGAAGGCATGGATCGGGTAGCTCGGGTTCGGCACCAGGATGACATCGCCCGGCTCGGTGATGGCCTGGGCCATGTTGGCGAAGCCCTCCTTGGAGCCCAGCGTCGCCACCACCTGGGTGTCCGGATTGAGCTTCACGCCGAAGCGGCGCTCGTAATAGCCCGCCTGGGCGCGGCGCAGGCCGCCGATGCCCTTGGACGCCGAGTAGCGATCGGTGCGCGGCTTGCCGACCGTCTCGACGAGCTTGTCGATGACGTGCTGGGGGGCCTGGAGGTCCGGATTGCCCATCCCGAGGTCGATGATGTCCGCCCCATTGGCGCGGGCCGCGGCCTTGATGCGGTTGACCTGCTCGAAGACGTAAGGCGGGAGGCGCTTAATCCGGTAGAAGTCAGGCATAGGTCTCGTCCTCGGGCGGAATCACATGGTTCCGGTATAGGTTCTAAGGCGTTCTCTTGGAATTCGTCTTCTGGCGCACCGGCTGCGACGTGTTGGCCGGAAGCCTGACAGGCTCGGGAGGCGGCGTCTTGCCGAGTTCGGCCGCAGCGGCACCGGCCGCCTCGTTCTGGGCCCGAATGGCATCGAGCTCCGCCTCGGCCGCCTTGATCTGATCGGCTGTGCGCGCCGGAGTCGGGCGCTCCGCAGCCGGAGTTCCGATCGGCATGTATTCCAGGTCGGCCGGCCTCGAACGGGCCACGAAATCCGGGGTCGCGGCCGTCTGCGGACCGGCCCCCACGGCGGTCGCCACGTCCCGGACAGGATTGAAGCTGCCGTTGCATCCGGCGAGCCCCACGGCGAGGGCCGTGGCGGCAAAAGCCGGGATGCGGCGGATCAGAAAGGGCTTCGTACGCATTGTGATACCTAAGATCTGCAACATGGCTCTGGCATATCCGACGAGCCGAACGCTAGCGCATCGTGCGGTAAAAGTGGCCCCGGTTTTCCGGTTCCACGATGCGCCGCTCGGAGGCTTGAGCATCGGATCCATCCCAAAAGTGGAATCCACTTTTGGGTCCGATGCTCTAAGATGTCGGAAATGCAGCCTGGGGGCAACGCTGCTGCGATAGAGGGAGGTCGCCTTATGGACAAGCCATACGGTGAGGAGAAGACCCAAGGCCCGATGCCGGACTTCGAGACCCTCTCGCACAACATGGCCCGGTTCGTCGAGGGAGCCGGCAAAGCCGCGGCCGCCTACCTCAAGCCCGTCCAGGAAGGCCAAGCCGGGCCCGAGCTGTCGAACGACGCTTCCGAAGCCATCAAGTCCCTCAGCCGCGTGGCCGAGGCCTGGATGAGCGACCCGCAAAGGAGCTTCGAGGCTCAGTCCCGCCTCGGGACGCAGTTCATGTCGCTCTGGGCCTCGACCCTGAAGCGAGCCCAGGGAGAGCCCGTGGAGCCGGTGGCCGAGCCCGAGCCCAAGGACAACCGGTTCAAGGACCCGGAGTGGTCTGAGAACCCGATTTTCGACTTCCTGAAGCAGGCCTATCTCATCTCGTCCCGCTGGGCCGAGGACCTTGTGGAGGACGCGGAGGGCCTGGACGAGCGCACCCGTCACAAGGCTCAGTTCTATCTCAAGCAGCTCTCCAGCGCGCTCTCGCCGTCGAATTTTCTCCTGACCAATCCGGAACTCATTCGGGAGACCCTGCGCGAGAACGGCGCCAACCTCGTGCGCGGCATGACCATGCTGGCGGAGGACATCGAGGCGGGTGGCGGCGAGCTGAAGATCCGCCAGTCGGACACGAGCAAGTTCAAGGTCGGGGTGAACATCGCCACCACGCCCGGCAAGGTGATTTTCCGCAACGACCTGATCGAGCTGATCCAATATGCTCCGACCACCGAAAAGGTGCTCAAGCGGCCGCTGCTGATCGTCCCGCCCTGGATCAACAAGTTCTACATCCTCGATCTCAACCCGGAGAAAAGTTTCGTTCGCTGGGCGGTCGCGCAGGGCCTGACCGTATTCTGCATCTCCTGGGTCAATCCCGCCGAGCAGCACGCGGAGAAGGGCTTCGAGCACTACATGGTCGACGGCATCTTCGCCGCGCTCGACGCCATCGAGCAGGCGACGGGCGAGAAGAAGGTGACGGCCATCGGCTATTGCGTCGGCGGGACTTTGCTCGCCACCACGCTCGCCTACATGGCGGCCAAGCGCGACAAGCGAATCGACAGTGCCACCTTCTTCACCGCCCAGGTGGATTTCACCCATGCGGGCGATCTGAAGGTCTTCGCCGGCGAGGAGGAGGTGCGCAGCCTCGAGGCCACCATGAAGAAGCGCGGCTATCTCGAGGGCTCGCGGATGGCGAACGCCTTCAACATGCTGCGGCCCAACGATCTGATCTGGCCCTACGTGGTCAACGTCTACATGAAGGGGCAATCGCCCTTCCCGTTCGACCTGCTCTATTGGAACGCCGATTCGACCCGCATGCCGGCGGCCAATCACGCCTTCTACCTGCGCAACTGCTATCTGGAGAACAGGCTCGCCAAGGGCGAGATGGAGCTTTCCGGGGTGAAGCTGGACCTGAAGAAGGTGAAGGTGCCGATCTTCAATCTGGCCACCAAAGAGGACCACATCGCCCCGGCCCGGTCCGTGTTCGCGGGCTCGAAGGCCTTCGGCGGACCGGTCGATTACGTGCTCGCCGGCTCCGGCCATATCGCCGGCGTGGTGAACTCGCCGAGCAAGGCGAAATACCAGTTCTGGACCGGCGGCCCCGTCGAGGGCGAGATGGAGGACTGGTTGAAGCAGGCCAAGGAGACCACGGGCACCTGGTGGCCCTATTGGTTCGACTGGATCAAGGCCCAGGCGCCCCGGATGGTGCCGGCCCGGGAACCCGGCGGCGGCAAGCTGGAGCCCCTCTGCGATGCGCCGGGGACCTACGTGCTGGAGAAATCCTAGCCTCTCCGTGATAACGTACTCCGTCGCTTTCTCGGACCCGCAACGTCATGGCCGGGCTTGTCCCGACCATCCCGATTGTTCGTGGCTCGGCGCCTTTCCGGTCGGGATCCATCGCACGAGGCGGGTGATGACTTGGGAGGAAACGACGCCCCCCAAAAAGAAAGGCCGACATTTCTGCCGGCCTTCGGGTCGTCGCTACGGGAGCGCTCAGTACTTGCGGACGAGCGGGACGGCCGGGATGGCGACCTTCGGGTCGTCCCAGCGATAGCGAATCGCCGCCGACACGATGTCCACGTCCGAGTCCACATCGGCCACGTAGGGAAGCCCGGCATAGTCCTGATGTCCGGGAAGAATCCGGATATCCGTCTCCTTGGCGAAGATGTGGGTGTAGGCTAGGTCGAAGGACACCCGGTCGTTCCACTGGTAGCTGGCGCCGATCGACGCCCAGATGCGGTCGTTGTCCGGCAGGCGGGTCGAACGGATCTCCGTGTCGATCGGGGATTCCTCGTAGGCCACGCCGGCGCGGAGCGTCCACTGCTCGTTCAGCCGGTAATCCGCGCCGAGGGAGTAGAAGAACCCATCCTCGTAGTTGAGCGGAATGTCCGTCACGGCAACGCCGCCGGGGCCGATCACGAGAGGCGTCTTGAGGACGCTCCAGTTGGTCCACTCGAAGCCGGCATGAACCGTGATGTTCGGCGTGATCACCTGCGAGAGACCGACGGTCAGCTGGTCGGGCGTCTTCAGCTTTGCGGTGATCGGAACTCGGGCGAACGGCCCGATGGAGCCGAACGGAGCCGACAGGTTGCCCTCGAGCTCATGCTCGACCTGCGACCGGTAGCCGACACCGATCGTCGTTCCGGCGAAGGGCGTGATCGTCACGCCGGCCGTGAAGCCGAAGCCAACGTCATCGCCGTCGAGGATCGCGCTCGGCGCGCCGGGCAACACCGCGGATGTCGCCGGGCCGCCCGGGAACGGCACCGCCCGCTTGAGGCGGATGTCGAAATACTGCAGCGACGGTCCCACGGCGACCGACAGCCAGTCGTTCACCTTCACGCCGAGCACCGGGTTCACGTTCACGGAGAAGATCCGCGACGAGCGCGAGTAGAGCTGGCCGGACCAGTTCTGGCGCGGGTCGGTGACGAGGCCATAGGGCGTTGTGCTGGAGACGCCGAGCCAGAGCATGTCGTTGATCTGATAGGAGCTGTATCCCGCCGGAACGACCGCATCCTCGCCGATGTCGCCGGAACCGCCGAACACGAAGGTCGGCATGGACGGGAGCGGATTGATGTCGACCCGCGGAATGATCGCCGAGGCGTGCCACTCGCTCTGCCAGCCCGGCGCCATGGTGATGACGGCCGGGTTCCAGAACATGGAGGAGAGGTAGCCCGAGCCCGAGGCCGCGCCGGCGAAGGAGTATCCCTGCGCGGTGGCGCTCTGCTCGCGGAGCGCGAAGGCACCGGCCTGAGCGCCGCCCTGGGCGGCGATGAGGGCTGCGAGGGACACCGCAGCCAATGACAACGAACGAGTGAGACGACCCATGGAGTTTTCCTGCCCTTGGTGTTCTTGTACGGGAGAATCCCGTCGTGAGGGCAATGTGCCAATGCTTAAATTTGGCCGCAATCTTTTCCTGAGCTTCCGCCCGAGTCTTAACGTTTCCTAAAATCTGTCGACCCTTACTTAACTGATCTTTGTTTTGCTTTGTTAATCGCAAATACAGGAAAAGTATGCACAGATGGTTCACATGTAAACCGATGTATAGTCGGCTGTCATCTTGAGGCTGGATACCTCGGACGGATGAGTGGACATCCGGTCGTTTGTGAGCCGTCGTGGCATAACAGCAACATATTTGCGGCTAGAACGTGCATTGTACGGTGACGCATTCGGGCCAATGATGCCCATGCCTTAACAAGAGGAGCGCTTGATGAAGCTGGTGAGATTTGGCGACGCTGGACGGGAGAAGCCGGGCCTGATCGATTCGAACGGACAGATCCGCGATCTCTCGGGACTCGTGCCCGATATTACCGGGGCGGCCCTGTCGTCCGACACCCTGGACCGCATCCGCAACACCGACCCGAGCACCCTCCCCATCGCCCCGTCGGGCC is part of the Microvirga terrae genome and encodes:
- a CDS encoding LL-diaminopimelate aminotransferase, whose translation is MPDFYRIKRLPPYVFEQVNRIKAAARANGADIIDLGMGNPDLQAPQHVIDKLVETVGKPRTDRYSASKGIGGLRRAQAGYYERRFGVKLNPDTQVVATLGSKEGFANMAQAITEPGDVILVPNPSYPIHAFGFLMAGGVIRSVPAEPTPEFFVAAERAVAHSIPKPVALVVCYPSNPTAYVASLDFYRDLVAFAKKHDLILLSDLAYSEVYFDESNPPPSILQVPGAIDVAVEFTSMSKTFSMAGWRIGFAVGNERLLAALARVKSYLDYGAFTPVQVAATAALNGPDDCIREMRATYKRRRDVMVDSFAKAGWNVPVPTASMFAWVQIPEKFRPMGSLEFSKLLVEKADVAVAPGIGFGEHGDDYVRIALVENEQRIRQAARNIRRFFDNADQTLHNVVPMVRRG
- a CDS encoding GNAT family N-acetyltransferase gives rise to the protein MLQIHPFTADDRQAWEPLWQGYLTFYKSSVPPEVTEETWRRFLDPAEPLHGLAAILDGRIAGIVHTVYHRSTWTTADYCYLQDLFTAEEARGRGVARALIEAVYEQARAAGAARVYWLTHETNTTAQALYDKVASRTGFIQYRRML
- a CDS encoding homoserine dehydrogenase, producing MTRPLRVGIAGLGTVGTSVIRILDRQNEAVAQRGGRPVEVMAVSARDRSKDRGVDLSRFAWFDSPADLARSADVDCVVELVGGADGAALETVRAALSLGRHVVTANKALLAKHGLELAKLAEEKGVSLAFEASVAGGIPIIKTLREALPANRISRLYGILNGTCNYILSRMELEGLTFAECLKDAQRLGYAEADPTFDVEGFDTAHKLAILTSLAFGTEIDADAIYVEGISSITPLDLAMAKELGFRIKLLGVAERTKTGIEQRVHPTMVPRTSSIAQVMGVTNAVTIDADAVRELTLIGPGAGGDATASAVVADIADVATGTVQPLFGSPTDRLEKAPRAPMQRHEGGYYVRLTVHDRPGVAAGVATRMAEADISLESILQKRSELAATKDPHGRSGAPVSLVLITYAATEASIRSALEKISGDGLIAEPPQVIRIERE
- a CDS encoding OmpP1/FadL family transporter codes for the protein MGRLTRSLSLAAVSLAALIAAQGGAQAGAFALREQSATAQGYSFAGAASGSGYLSSMFWNPAVITMAPGWQSEWHASAIIPRVDINPLPSMPTFVFGGSGDIGEDAVVPAGYSSYQINDMLWLGVSSTTPYGLVTDPRQNWSGQLYSRSSRIFSVNVNPVLGVKVNDWLSVAVGPSLQYFDIRLKRAVPFPGGPATSAVLPGAPSAILDGDDVGFGFTAGVTITPFAGTTIGVGYRSQVEHELEGNLSAPFGSIGPFARVPITAKLKTPDQLTVGLSQVITPNITVHAGFEWTNWSVLKTPLVIGPGGVAVTDIPLNYEDGFFYSLGADYRLNEQWTLRAGVAYEESPIDTEIRSTRLPDNDRIWASIGASYQWNDRVSFDLAYTHIFAKETDIRILPGHQDYAGLPYVADVDSDVDIVSAAIRYRWDDPKVAIPAVPLVRKY
- the glpX gene encoding class II fructose-bisphosphatase; amino-acid sequence: MSQGITVQPGQIIERILTLELVRVTERAAVASARLRGRGNEKAADQAAVDAMRRELNKLPIDGTVVIGEGERDEAPMLFIGEKVGNKQGPKVDIAVDPLEGTTLCAKDMPGSIAVMAMAEAGTLLAAPDVYMHKIAVGPGYPAGVVDLDASPEENLHSLAKAKGVKVNELTALVLDRPRHADLIAAIRKTGAGIRLISDGDVAGVIFTTKAEETGIDIYLGIGAAPEGVLAAGALRCIGGQMQGRLILDTEEKRSRALQMGVTDPNKKYDVTDLARGDVIVAATGVTDGGLLKGVHFGKDVITTETVVYRSATGTVRRIYGEHRELSKFHLD
- the recJ gene encoding single-stranded-DNA-specific exonuclease RecJ, which encodes MTESSPLVLPKAFLGVTNSALGRTWVERCDAAQGTIALAIAQTHGLPDVLSRVLAGRGVGLHDTDGFLNPRLRDLMPDPHRLTDMEAAASRLADAVLRNEKVAIFGDYDVDGACSAALLAEYLRACGLDYAIHIPDRITEGYGPNVDAIRALKQQGADILVTVDCGTASIEPLAEARRLGLDPIVLDHHQAPEQLPDALAIVNPNRQDDLSGLGHLCAAGVVFLSLVALNRILRLRGFFQGRPEPDLMGSLDLVALATVADVVPLIGLNRAFVRQGLAIMRSRRRVGLAALLDTAGLAGTPESWHLGYLVGPRINAGGRIGDAALGSRLLLTEDPMQAGRLASELDRLNRERQAIEVVAVAEAEAQALMALERMPDLPVLVTASAEWHPGVVGLISARTKERFRRPAFAFTLNPDGTATGSGRSVPGVDLGHAVRAAVDAGLAIKGGGHTMAAGVTIQAVDLERFLAFVTERLTEPVSTMRLRDDFAIDATLTAGGAQPAVVTALERAGPFGQGQPEPVFAFPQHRLVEAREVGSGGHMRVKLRGGDGSVIGGIAFRAAGQPLGIALSQAIGNTLHVAGTLSIDRWGGNEKVEVRIMDAARPE
- the phaC gene encoding class I poly(R)-hydroxyalkanoic acid synthase, with translation MDKPYGEEKTQGPMPDFETLSHNMARFVEGAGKAAAAYLKPVQEGQAGPELSNDASEAIKSLSRVAEAWMSDPQRSFEAQSRLGTQFMSLWASTLKRAQGEPVEPVAEPEPKDNRFKDPEWSENPIFDFLKQAYLISSRWAEDLVEDAEGLDERTRHKAQFYLKQLSSALSPSNFLLTNPELIRETLRENGANLVRGMTMLAEDIEAGGGELKIRQSDTSKFKVGVNIATTPGKVIFRNDLIELIQYAPTTEKVLKRPLLIVPPWINKFYILDLNPEKSFVRWAVAQGLTVFCISWVNPAEQHAEKGFEHYMVDGIFAALDAIEQATGEKKVTAIGYCVGGTLLATTLAYMAAKRDKRIDSATFFTAQVDFTHAGDLKVFAGEEEVRSLEATMKKRGYLEGSRMANAFNMLRPNDLIWPYVVNVYMKGQSPFPFDLLYWNADSTRMPAANHAFYLRNCYLENRLAKGEMELSGVKLDLKKVKVPIFNLATKEDHIAPARSVFAGSKAFGGPVDYVLAGSGHIAGVVNSPSKAKYQFWTGGPVEGEMEDWLKQAKETTGTWWPYWFDWIKAQAPRMVPAREPGGGKLEPLCDAPGTYVLEKS